One window from the genome of Gopherus evgoodei ecotype Sinaloan lineage chromosome 2, rGopEvg1_v1.p, whole genome shotgun sequence encodes:
- the LOC115647135 gene encoding uncharacterized protein LOC115647135 isoform X1 — protein sequence MLSLVNNGAYAYCSVICFSMEPVTSNCILPPGQGPHTHGGNQNNHVPATLYPIVKVLSKHDQRENKLKRKREETAEKENSPASVTDGRMKPSMGNLSENTVVSATRTPPPEPPKKLKRKREETTEKENLPASVTDGQMKPSMGNLSENAVVSATSTPPPEELPKNQKSALRPLTTQNSTEVQMKHPGSPDLIYVKPKDKTKDSGKKQPHKHNSSCSAATATPSPEKTVSENAHIHKPRARTLGVLKVRKPGACDVWAPYKKPWTRSFCDAKVLQPHKHNSSSSAATATASPEKTVKENAHVHKPGACALGVVNKTPSTDKTFSQNHKLATAPPSSSVWEEFDASIRKVMDAVSSGSLKERPSRKTWEKYDALFRAMLKDRRAEKGVSEQA from the exons ATGCTGTCTTTAGTAAATAATGGTGCCTATGCTTATTGCAGTGTGATCTGTTTTAGCATGGAACCAGTAACTTCAAACTGCATTTTACCACCAGGCCAAG GCCCACACACACATGGGGGGAACCAGAACAATCATGTTCCAGCAACACTTTATCCCATAGtgaaag TACTGTCAAAACATGACCAGAGGGAAAACAaactcaaaagaaaaagagaggagacagctgaaaaggaaaattcaccAGCATCAGTGACTGATGGACGGATGAAGCCTA gCATGGGCAACCTTTCTGAAAATACTGTAGTCAGCGCTACAAGGACACCTCCTCCAGAACCACCAAAgaaactcaaaagaaaaagagaggagacaactgaaaaggaaaatttaccagcatcagtgactgatggacagatgaagccca GCATGGGCAACCTTTCTGAAAATGCTGTAGTCAGCGCTACAAGCACACCTCCTCCAGAAGAACTACCAAAGAACCAAAAATCTGCTTTGAGACCTTTAACAACGCAAAACAGCACTGAAGTGCAGATGAAGCATCCGGGCAGCCCAGACCTCATATACGTGAAACCCaaggacaaaacaaaagactctggTAAAAAGCAACCACACAAACACAACTCCAGTTGCTCAGCGGCTACAGCCACACCAAGCCCTGAGAAAACTGTGAGCGAAAATGCCCACATTCACAAACCCAGAGCACGCACTCTAGGGGTTCTGAAGGTGCGCAAACCTGGAGCATGTGATGTATGGGCTCCATATAAAAAACCATGGACTAGAAGCTTCTGCGATGCCAAGGTGTTGCAACCACACAAACACAATTCCAGTTCTTCAGCGGCCACCGCCACAGCAAGCCCTGAGAAAACTGTGAAAGAAAATGCCCACGTTCACAAACCCGGAGCATGCGCTCTAGGGGTTGTGAATAAAACACCGAGCACTGACAAAACATTCTCCCAAAACCATAAGCTCGCCACAGCTCCCCCAAGTTCTAGTGTTTGGGAAGAGTTTGATGCTTCCATCAGAAAAGTGATGGATGCTGTATCCTCGGGGAGTCTAAAAGAACGGCCTTCTAGAAAGACTTGGGAAAAATATGATGCTTTGTTCAGAGCAATGTTAAAAGACAGGAGGGCTGAAAAGGGTGTCTCTGAGCAGGCATGA
- the LOC115645071 gene encoding uncharacterized protein LOC115645071: MDSFTTPVRASDFVLPPRVFDRPRRKRYISDSSEEEVVTAGSPLAQPLLDTPESDPETLVRHPKEPDDLSLSTPSDRRLGESPVDKANGKDGTQELDDAFLEDPEPLDSVASSSEDEPGPPCFCSTPIQIVEEGSEDDGFEEFRRRLGIELSEPVPRRERKKVMRIIVRVAVYAVLKHCLREKLFEDCEGCVIDAPAQRHHDCVTWTSVDINCKLRALCAELCLESLLNTVIAIGYAMQCLCLTQEHLAQGVTLINAVQFSGDPDRVLKKMTKPEDACLQRYIDRLVRTRSYRTLLKKKNICKKSKRIKLENGEGANMRYKTWQL, encoded by the exons atggactcctttaccACCCCCGTTAGAGCTTCGGACTTTGTTTTACCCCCGAGAGTCTTTGACCGTCCACGGAGAAAACGTTACATCAGCGACAGTTCTGAGGAGGAGGTTGTGACTGCGGGGAGCCCTTTGGCCCAGCCGTTGTTGGATACGCCGGAATCCGACCCCGAAACTCTTGTGAGACATCCCAAAGAGCCTGATGAcctctctttgtccacccccTCAGATCGCCGCTTGGGAGAGTCACCGGTGGACAAGGCAAATGGAAAAGATGGCACTCAG GAGCTCgacgatgcctttctagaggacccagagcccctggacagcGTTGCATCAAGCAGTGAAGATGAACCGGGCCCACCATGTTTTTGCTCAACACCaatacaaattgttgaagaggGCTCCGAGGATGATGGGTTTGAAGAGTTTAGGAGGAGGCTAGGCATAGAACTGTCCGAGCCAGTGCCACGTCGTGAGCGTAAAAAAGTTATGCGGATTATTGTACGcgttgctgtttatgctgtccttaaacactgccttagggaaaagctttttgaagattgtgagggctgtgTCATTGATGCGCCAGCCCAACGGCACCATGACTGTgtgacttggacttcagtggatatAAACTGCAAGCTCCGGGCCCTGTGTGCTGAGCTGTGTTTGGAAAGCTTACTAAACACTGTTATTGCCATAGGTTATGctatgcaatgtctgtgcctaacccaagAACATTTAGCACAAGGGGTGACTttgataaatgctgtgcaattcAGTGGAGACCCTGaccgtgttttaaagaaaatgaccaagCCGGAAGATGCCTGCTTACAACGTTATATTGACCGTCTAGTTCGCACAAGAAGTTACAGAACCCTGCTTAAGAAAAAGAATATTTGTAAGAAATCTAAAAGGATTAAGTTAGAGAATGGTGAGGGTGCAAACATGCGATATAAAACTTGGcagctgtaa
- the LOC115645070 gene encoding uncharacterized protein LOC115645070: MRKKKQREMPPTGGSQTGFSENGEMESDSGLANSPEGSLDRPHSTSNDPHGGFSEFDSQIASDVEDPSNDPIEEPPSNPENAEVYMERVRSWQHELPRFGGSVYCEEFRFVNLEQVNSAQQVVEAIHQGIQLVLDDVNGRVGPDDYVQLRLESRNLANPLFSVRRTRDELSAEDFLNQTSKLLQSNRELHLDGTLRLVVTVVKNRGGGARRVLNSILSSQIIHKKRQCLVDLTYTGTNLCFAGGLLAVMSDRKPTDTELLAEARKLHEKLGWSDQKKILVSDVAKFEQHLGVNIHVVLYTEKGGWGFFKTGGLTYPKTYFILLHDEHYYGVLDVKKLFGAKNYCEFCHTLSEHVTLKQRRQRYLQEWSWLYTVWQNSQ; encoded by the coding sequence atgaggaaaaaaaaacaaagagagatgcCTCCTACTGGAGGCTCTCAGACTGGCTTCTCTGAAAATGGGGAGATGGAATCAGACTCTGGTTTAGCAAATTCCCCAGAGGGCTCTCTAGACAGGCCCCATTCTACTTCCAATGACCCTCATGGAGGCTTCTCAGAGTTTGACTCCCAAATAGCATCTGATGTAGAAGATCCCTCTAATGATCCCATAGAGGAACCCCCAAGTAACCCCGAAAATGCAGAGGTGTATATGGAAAGAGTGAGAAGTTGGCAACATGAATTACCTAGATTTGGGGGGTCAGTATATTGTGAGGAATTTCGTTTTGTCAATCTTGAGCAagtaaattcagctcagcaggttGTTGAAGCCATACACCAAGGAATACAGTTGGTGCTCGATGATGTTAATGGTAGGGTAGGCCCTGATGATTACGTTCAGTTACGTTTAGAGAGCCGTAATTTAGctaaccctttgttttcagtcagAAGAACTAGGGATGAGCTATCTGCTGAGGATTTCTTAAATCAGACCTCAAAGCTGCTACAGAGCAATAGAGAGTTGCATCTCGATGGGACATTGCGCCTTGTTGTGACAGTTGTGAAAAACAGGGGTGGGGGTGCTCGTAGAGTTTTAAATTCTATCCTTAGTAGTCAAATTATTCATAAAAAAAGACAGTGTTTGGTAGACCTGACTTACACCGGTACCAATCTGTGTTTTGCTGGTGGCCTTTTGGCCGTCATGTCCGATCGTAAACCTACGGACACGGAATTGTTAGCGGAGGCGAGAAAGTTGCATGAGAAACTGGGGTGGTCAGATCAAAAAAAGATTCTGGTCAGTGACGTAGCAAAGTTTGAACAGCATTTAGGAGTGAACATACACGTGGTGCTTTATACGGAAAAAGGTGGCTGgggcttttttaaaacaggaggcCTCACGTACCCCAAGACTTATTTCATCCTGTTGCACGATGAGCATTACTATGGAGTTCTGGATGTGAAAAAGTTGTTTGGAGCGAAAAATTATTGTGAGTTTTGCCACACGCTGTCTGAGCACGTTACACTCAAGCAGAGGCGGCAACGATACCTACAAGAGTGGTCGTGGCTGTACACCGTGTGGCAAAACTCACAATAA
- the LOC115647135 gene encoding uncharacterized protein LOC115647135 isoform X2: MLSLVNNGAYAYCSVICFSMEPVTSNCILPPGQGPHTHGGNQNNHVPATLYPIVKVLSKHDQRENKLKRKREETAEKENSPASVTDGRMKPSMGNLSENAVVSATSTPPPEELPKNQKSALRPLTTQNSTEVQMKHPGSPDLIYVKPKDKTKDSGKKQPHKHNSSCSAATATPSPEKTVSENAHIHKPRARTLGVLKVRKPGACDVWAPYKKPWTRSFCDAKVLQPHKHNSSSSAATATASPEKTVKENAHVHKPGACALGVVNKTPSTDKTFSQNHKLATAPPSSSVWEEFDASIRKVMDAVSSGSLKERPSRKTWEKYDALFRAMLKDRRAEKGVSEQA; the protein is encoded by the exons ATGCTGTCTTTAGTAAATAATGGTGCCTATGCTTATTGCAGTGTGATCTGTTTTAGCATGGAACCAGTAACTTCAAACTGCATTTTACCACCAGGCCAAG GCCCACACACACATGGGGGGAACCAGAACAATCATGTTCCAGCAACACTTTATCCCATAGtgaaag TACTGTCAAAACATGACCAGAGGGAAAACAaactcaaaagaaaaagagaggagacagctgaaaaggaaaattcaccAGCATCAGTGACTGATGGACGGATGAAGCCTA GCATGGGCAACCTTTCTGAAAATGCTGTAGTCAGCGCTACAAGCACACCTCCTCCAGAAGAACTACCAAAGAACCAAAAATCTGCTTTGAGACCTTTAACAACGCAAAACAGCACTGAAGTGCAGATGAAGCATCCGGGCAGCCCAGACCTCATATACGTGAAACCCaaggacaaaacaaaagactctggTAAAAAGCAACCACACAAACACAACTCCAGTTGCTCAGCGGCTACAGCCACACCAAGCCCTGAGAAAACTGTGAGCGAAAATGCCCACATTCACAAACCCAGAGCACGCACTCTAGGGGTTCTGAAGGTGCGCAAACCTGGAGCATGTGATGTATGGGCTCCATATAAAAAACCATGGACTAGAAGCTTCTGCGATGCCAAGGTGTTGCAACCACACAAACACAATTCCAGTTCTTCAGCGGCCACCGCCACAGCAAGCCCTGAGAAAACTGTGAAAGAAAATGCCCACGTTCACAAACCCGGAGCATGCGCTCTAGGGGTTGTGAATAAAACACCGAGCACTGACAAAACATTCTCCCAAAACCATAAGCTCGCCACAGCTCCCCCAAGTTCTAGTGTTTGGGAAGAGTTTGATGCTTCCATCAGAAAAGTGATGGATGCTGTATCCTCGGGGAGTCTAAAAGAACGGCCTTCTAGAAAGACTTGGGAAAAATATGATGCTTTGTTCAGAGCAATGTTAAAAGACAGGAGGGCTGAAAAGGGTGTCTCTGAGCAGGCATGA